Proteins encoded by one window of Culicoides brevitarsis isolate CSIRO-B50_1 chromosome 2, AGI_CSIRO_Cbre_v1, whole genome shotgun sequence:
- the LOC134829919 gene encoding U4/U6.U5 tri-snRNP-associated protein 1 produces the protein MGSDRKKHKKESKKHRHRSRSESEEDEEYRRDRAERKKVKKSKEKKRHRRSRSRSVEEVNSDSSDCVEVPVLPPPAPTISSSRRRASPEVEVPPPPRRSRSPVKRKQRTPSPPPITQKRRKSKSMSPIPDGGAGDCLSIEETNKLRAKLGLKPLDVTPAEKKPSPEKDAKPKKDGEPELKVLKDDWGEFVHKPAENFAEKNNVAKIRERLKERREKRALEARITSLKTLGESDGEDDAKNWVTKQRDTVKLKQEAEKRAKMLEEMDEEFEAPVLVDGELRRRKKKAYTNRDLQGLKVEHDISSFTEGKSVILTLKDKGVLDEEEDDTLVNVNFVDDERYKKSVENKKQNPHRYGYDVYEEQVDEFGQPIERSLLKKYDEEVGEVKKSSFVIGESIEEERKRKRKLQELKAKLENKALVSLDTIPLTLASEYYNEEELTKFKKPKKKVKKVRQKLKADDLLAMAADHDSKKDFGSRRNRHLDTDDTEIPDIKPDDIKVEVDDDLEKVLSKARRLKQKEAIIQKPLPLEQLAVKEEIKQEDDDEDVSNGLTFNSNIILNETAEFCRTLGDIPTYGLAGNRDTDTAEIMDFDNIDQDIDENTKRHNTWNTVDPDEEMPDVIDITDDVKHVAEAAILDEEPDVASGVGAALKLAMSKGYLEKEESNRPSNAKFAHLQAKNYSIDDKAYGEDDKYSRRDRYSGPLMDFKEKEGFKPNVKLEYIDDNGHILNAKEAFRYLSHKFHGKGPGKNKVEKRLKKAEQEGLMMKMSSTDTPLGTLSMLQQKQKETHSAYVVLSGNKAGTSTSFVKEK, from the exons ATGGGCTCCGATaggaaaaaacataaaaaggaGTCTAAGAAGCACAG aCACCGTTCAAGATCCGAATCCGAGGAAGATGAAGAATATCGTCGGGATCGCGCCGAAAGGAAAAAAGTCAAGAAGAGCAAGGAAAAGAAACGTCACCGTCGCAGCAGATCGCGATCCGTAGAGGAAGTCAATAGTGATA GCTCCGATTGCGTTGAAGTTCCCGTTTTGCCACCCCCAGCTCCAACAATTTCAAGTTCTCGTCGTCGTGCCAGTCCCGAAGTTGAAGTTCCTCCGCCGCCTCGTCGATCTCGTTCGCCTGTTAAACGAAAGCAACGTACTCCAAGCCCGCCGCCAATCACCCAGAAACGTCGCAAGAGCAAATCCATGTCTCCGATTCCCGATGGCGGCGCAGGCGATTGTCTCAGCATCGAAGAAACGAACAAATTGCGCGCGAAACTCGGATTGAAACCGCTTGACGTGACGCCAGCGGAAAAGAAACCAAGTCCCGAAAAAGATGCAAAGCCCAAAAAGGACGGCGAACCAGAACTGAAAGTTTTGAAGGACGATTGGGGCGAATTCGTGCATAAACCAGCAGAAAACTTCGCCGAGAAGAATAACGTGGCGAAAATTCGTGAACGTCTCAAGGAAAGACGCGAAAAACGAGCTTTAGAGGCACGAATTACGTCGTTAAAAACATTGGGCGAGTCCGATGGGGAAGACGACGCGAAAAATTGGGTGACGAAACAACGTGACACGGTGAAATTGAAGCAAGAAGCCGAAAAACGGGCAAAAATGCTCGAAGAAATGGACGAGGAATTCGAAGCGCCGGTCTTGGTCGACGGTGAATTACGTCGCAGGAAGAAAAAAGCTTACACCAACCGAGATTTGCAAGGATTGAAGGTCGAACATGACATCAGCAGCTTCACCGAAGGCAAATCCGTGATTTTAACGCTCAAGGACAAAGGCGTTTTGGATGAAGAGGAAGACGATACTTTGGTCAATGTGAATTTCGTTGACGAcgaaagatacaaaaaaagtgtCGAAAATAAGAAACAAAACCCGCATCGATACGGCTATGACGTGTACGAGGAGCAAGTTGACGAGTTCGGACAACCGATTGAACGtagtttgttgaaaaaatacgaCGAAGAGGTCGGAGAAGTGAAAAAATCGAGCTTTGTGATTGGCGAAAGTATCGAAGAAGAACGAAAACGCAAGAGAAAGTTGCAAGAATTAAAGGCGAAGCTCGAAAACAAGGCTCTTGTCTCACTTGACACGATTCCTCTGACCCTCGCTTCCGAGTATTACAACGAAGAAGAGTTAaccaaattcaaaaaacccaaaaagaaGGTCAAAAAAGTCCGTCAAAAGTTAAAAGCTGACGATTTACTCGCCATGGCGGCAGATCACGACTCCAAAAAGGACTTTGGCTCCCGTCGAAATCGCCATCTCGACACCGATGACACGGAAATCCCCGACATTAAGCCAGACGACATCAAAGTTGAAGTCGACGATGACttggaaaaagttttatccAAAGCAAGGCGTCTCAAACAGAAGGAAGCGATCATCCAGAAACCCCTCCCGTTGGAACAACTGGCTGTCAAAGAGGAAATTAAGcaagaagacgacgacgaagacgtTTCCAACGGCTTAACGTTCAATTCGAACATCATCCTGAACGAAACCGCTGAATTTTGTCGAACTCTCGGCGATATTCCAACTTATGGCTTGGCAGGAAATCGCGATACCGACACAGCAGAAATCATGGACTTTGATAATATCGATCAGGATATCGACGAGAACACAAAACGACATAATACCTGGAACACCGTCGATCCGGACGAGGAAATGCCCGATGTGATTGATATCACGGACGACGTAAAGCATGTAGCGGAAGCGGCGATTCTCGATGAAGAGCCTGATGTCGCGAGCGGCGTTGGAGCAGCACTTAAACTCGCAATGTCGAAGGGTTATTTGGAGAAGGAAGAGTCAAATCGACCGAGTAATGCGAAATTTGCGCATTTACAAGCCAAAAACTACTCCATTGATGATAAGGCGTATGGCGAGGATGACAAATATAGTCGTCGTGATCGATATTCGGGACCgctgatggatttcaaagagAAAGAGGGATTCAAGCCAAACGTGAAACTGGAATATATTGACGATAATGGACACATTTTGAATGCGAAAGAGGCATTTAGGTATTTGTCACACAAGTTCCATGGCAAGGGACCAGGCAAGAATAAGGTTGAGAAGCGTCTCAAGAAGGCGGAACAGGAAGGG ttgatgatgaaaatgagTTCAACTGACACGCCATTGGGAACGCTCAGTATGCTGcaacaaaagcaaaaagagACCCACAGTGCTTACGTAGTGTTAAGTGGAAATAAGGCTGGCACGAGTACTAGTTTCGTTAAGGAAAAGTAG
- the LOC134829879 gene encoding uncharacterized protein LOC134829879, producing the protein MEQNLKKIIFILIWMSHVTFSASNNEQKFCPKHCQCDIFADLRRAVCSDQNLINTFAGVPREVEILDLSRNKISLITDHSFEEFTNMVELDLSFNIISTVSFRAFELMDRLEKLDLSYNRIEQLDNRLLESNSNLKELILNGNKFMSLPDQALIKSSSLRKLSMVDSKLVHVPHLMFHALPNVEFLDLSQNLLKNIHIKSFQRMKKLIEVNLEDNPWNCDEEIFKVLKWFQKRGVKIKRNQCYKPKNGHAVFDKIIHATTQAPREEIPLDIVWNITKSVFFPSSTEPTTPANPYKVLSSKCSGDAEIDEIDSDCSFDVCRANLSDLYENFLILTTNYENCQQNHLEAVIAMCYVGLFFGALGGGLLVYLACFLRHRNIKASFTEPLERQRLRKAYQNRSQYAHAQTTRRPMSPENVPQTSTESEIPRRIASPISPSRVPSFRNSSSSEESAIPKSLTPLRSSLPEPEHLYQRRHQPRIPQEQELPAFFKYFRRNQRPQRLSIDVNSRRRSQNSNNEDAYFLPSPETVPSAPRISRLHSVPTDAPESPSRPLMTNAVSSGSVIYNEIDEVSEIPQDVCCTRHIRQELDALTVDLLRDSARVSVTPPPPYIDCMSAHRLNNDTQNPLHQTN; encoded by the exons atggaacaaaacctcaaaaaaatcatttttatcctGATTTGGATGAGTCACGTGACCTTCAGTGCATCCaacaacgaacaaaaattttgcccaaaGCATTGCCAATGCGACATTTTCGCGGATTTACGAAGAGCCGTTTGCAGTGATCAAAATCTCATCAACACTTTTGCTG gtGTCCCTCGCGAGGTTGAAATCCTGGATTTATCtcgtaataaaatttctctcatTACGGATCATTCGTTCGAG GAATTTACCAACATGGTCGAGTTAGATTTGTCCTTTAATATCATCAGTACGGTCTCTTTTCGTGCCTTTGAGCTAATGGATCGCCTGGAAAAGCTGGATTTGTCGTATAATCGCATCGAACAGCTCGATAACAGACTTTTAGAGTCAAATTCCAACCTAAAGGAGCTCATCTTGAACGGAAATAAGTTCATGTCGCTACCAGATCAggctttaattaaaagttcctCCTTGCGAAAATTAAGTATGGTCGATTCAAAGTTGGTCCATGTGCCTCATTTGATGTTTCATGCCTTGCCAAATGTggaatttttggatttatctcaaaatttgttaaaaaatattcatatcaaGTCCTTTCAacgcatgaaaaaattgattgaagtGAATTTGGAGGACAATCCATGGAATTGCGACgaggaaattttcaaagttttgaaGTGGTTTCAAAAGCGCGGCGTGAAAATCAAGAGAAATCAGTGTT ataaGCCAAAAAATGGTCATGCGGTGttcgataaaattattcatgccACAACTCAGGCCCCAAGAGAGGAAATTCCGTTGGATATCGTGTGGAATATCACCAAATCcgtattttttccttcatctACTGAACCAACAACGCCAGCAAACCCTTATAAAGTGCTTTCAAGTAAATGTTCGGGAGATGCGGAAATTGACGAAATCGATTCTGATTGTTCGTTTGACGTTTGTAGAGCAAATCTTTCGGATTTGTACgaaaatttcctcattttaacaacaaattatgaaaattgtcaGCAAAATCACTTGGAAGCTGTTATCGCCATGTGTTACGTCGGTTTATTCTTCGGAGCACTCGGCGGTGGTTTACTTGTCTATCTCGCTTGTTTCCTGCGTCATCGAAACATCAAAGCCTCCTTTACGGAACCCCTCGAACGTCAACGTCTCCGCAAAGCTTATCAAAACCGTTCGCAATATGCAC ATGCGCAAACTACTCGTCGACCAATGTCACCGGAAAATGTCCCGCAAACGTCGACTGAGTCGGAAATTCCTCGCCGCATAGCATCTCCCATTTCGCCGAGTCGCGTTCCTTCGTTTCGAAACAGTAGCAGCAGTGAAGAATCCGCCATCCCGAAATCCCTGACGCCGCTTCGGAGTTCGTTGCCGGAACCGGAACACTTGTACCAGAGACGACATCAGCCACGAATTCCGCAAGAACAAGAGCTTCCGgcttttttcaagtattttcgaCGAAATCAGCGCCCACAGAGATTGTCCATCGATGTAAATTCGCGCAGAAGGAGTCAAAATAGCAACAACGAGGATGCGTATTTTTTGCCAAGTCCAGAGACGGTGCCATCAGCTCCGCGCATTTCGAGACTTCATAGTGTTCCGACAGATGCGCCGGAAAGCCCGAGTCGACCTTTGATGACGAATGCCGTCTCGAGTGGGTCCGTTATCTACAATGAGATCGATGAAGTGAGTGAAATTCCGCAGGAT